In the genome of Tripterygium wilfordii isolate XIE 37 chromosome 19, ASM1340144v1, whole genome shotgun sequence, one region contains:
- the LOC119985229 gene encoding protein DETOXIFICATION 19-like has product MLSNPSGSDGTEQIPLLGGNRQEWWKRVLDVEEAKKQVLFALPMILTNVFYYLIPLVSVMFAGHLSELELAGATLANSWATVTGFAFMTGLSGALETLCGQGFGAKLYKMLGIHLQASCIVSFLFSILVSVLWFYTEPILILLHQDPDIAKTAALYMKYLIPGLFAYGFLQNILRFLQTQSVVMPLVVLSAFPMGIHIGIAYSLVHWTALGFTGAPLAVSISLWLSFIVLGTYVICSKKFEHTWDGFSFEPFSYITTNLKLALPSAAMVCLEYWAFEILVFLAGLMPNSEINTSLVAICVNTEAIAYMLTYGLSAAASTRVSNELGAGNPSKAKSTMAVTLNLSVFLGLTVVLALALGHNIWAGLFSDSSAIAIEFASMTPLLAISITLDAVQGVLSGVARGCGWQHLAVYANLATFYLIGMPIASLLGFNLKLYAKGLWIGLISGLFCQTSTLVFITLRARWTKVDLSRDIDKENMALE; this is encoded by the exons ATGTTATCAAATCCTAGTGGTTCAGATGGTACTGAACAAATACCCTTGTTAGGAGGAAACAGACAAGAATGGTGGAAgagagtgttggatgtggagGAGGCAAAGAAGCAAGTGTTGTTTGCTTTGCCGATGATTCTTACAAATGTTTTCTACTACCTTATACCATTGGTTTCTGTCATGTTTGCTGGTCACCTCAGTGAACTTGAGCTTGCTGGTGCCACTCTTGCCAATTCATGGGCCACTGTCACCGGTTTCGCTTTCATG ACAGGGTTAAGTGGAGCACTTGAAACACTTTGTGGTCAAGGATTTGGTGCAAAACTGTACAAGATGTTGGGGATTCATCTACAAGCATCTTGCATTGTATcatttttgttctccattctagTTTCCGTCCTCTGGTTCTATACAGAACCGATATTGATCTTACTTCACCAAGACCCTGACATTGCGAAAACGGCAGCTCTTTATATGAAGTATCTTATACCAGGTTTATTTGCATATGGGTTCCTGCAAAACATCTTGAGGTTTCTACAAACACAATCAGTCGTTATGCCTCTGGTTGTGCTTTCTGCATTTCCAATGGGCATCCATATTGGCATAGCTTATTCTTTGGTTCATTGGACTGCTCTTGGTTTCACGGGTGCTCCATTGGCAGTTTCAATTTCATTGTGGCTGTCATTCATTGTCTTGGGAACCTATGTGATTTGTTCAAAGAAATTTGAGCATACATGGGATGGGTTTTCATTCGAACCATTCAGTTACATAACCACAAACTTGAAACTAGCATTGCCTTCTGCAGCAATGGTGTG TTTGGAGTATTGGGCTTTTGAGATTCTGGTGTTCTTGGCTGGATTGATGCCAAATTCAGAGATAAATACTTCATTGGTTGCAATTTG TGTGAACACAGAAGCGATCGCCTATATGCTTACATATGGTCTCAGCGCTGCCGCAAG CACAAGGGTGTCAAATGAGTTGGGAGCAGGAAATCCTAGCAAAGCTAAGAGCACCATGGCTGTGACTCTGAATCTTTCTGTTTTCTTAGGCCTCACTGTTGTTTTGGCATTAGCACTTGGTCATAATATATGGGCAGGTCTTTTCAGTGACAGCTCAGCTATAGCAATAGAGTTTGCTTCCATGACACCTTTGTTAGCCATCTCAATTACTCTTGATGCTGTACAAGGCGTTTTATCAG GGGTGGCCAGAGGTTGTGGTTGGCAGCATTTGGCTGTGTATGCCAACTTGGCAACATTCTACCTTATTGGCATGCCAATTGCAAGCCTTCTTGGATTTAATTTGAAGCTCTATGCTAAG GGGTTGTGGATTGGCTTAATCTCTGGACTCTTCTGCCAAACAAGCACTCTTGTTTTCATTACTCTACGCGCAAGATGGACAAAGGTGGATCTTTCTCGCGATATAGATAAAGAAAACATGGCTTTGGAGTAA
- the LOC119986197 gene encoding ABC transporter G family member 1-like: MQDDTISSGLLTIDINNVGNSVEEDGVFLTWKDLWVTVPVGRRGRRSILQGVTGYARPGEMLAIMGPSGCGKSTLLDALAGRLDSNTRQAGEIMVNSQKQGLAYGTSAYVTQDDALITTLTVREAVYYSAQLQLPDTMSKLEKKERAEMTIKEMGLQDAMDTRIGGWGAKGLSGGQKRRVSICIEMLTRPKLLFLDEPTSGLDSAASYYVMSRIVSLGQRDGVRRTIISSIHQPSSEVFHLFHNLCLLSSGKTVYFGPASGANEFFALNGFPCPTLNNPSDHFLKTINKDFDKDLEQGLDAAMPTEEAINTLVRAYNSSEIYQQVKKDVSKLCKQDYGELEKKKSHAGFFTQCFVLTRRSFTNMYRDLGYYWLRLAIYIAMGTGLGTVFWNLGSSYRSIQDRGSLIAFVTSFLTFMAIGGFPSFAEDMKVFERERLNGHYGVTAFAVGNTLSSMPYLVIIALIPGAIAYYPPGLQRGFDHFLYFACVLYACMVLVESIMMVVASMVPNFLMGIITGAGIQGLMILGGGFFRLPNDLPAPFWKYPLYYIGFHKYAYQGLFKNEFEGLSFPDSQTGQHIVDGDEILRNIWQVEMGYSKWVDLAILLAMVVLYRVLFLVIVKSSEKLKPVISALLSGPPKTTLPVTENPMDTPSTLEASLA; encoded by the exons ATGCAAGACGACACCATATCTTCTGGCCTCTTGACCATTGATATCAATAATGTTGGAAATTCTGTTGAAGAGGATGGTGTGTTCTTGACGTGGAAGGATTTGTGGGTGACGGTTCCGGTTGGAAGACGGGGTCGGAGATCAATCCTTCAAGGGGTAACTGGGTATGCCCGACCCGGGGAGATGTTGGCTATCATGGGTCCATCTGGTTGTGGCAAGTCTACACTGCTTGATGCACTAGCag GAAGACTGGATTCAAACACAAGGCAAGCAGGAGAGATTATGGTCAATAGTCAGAAGCAAGGTTTGGCCTATGGAACATCG GCATATGTGACTCAAGATGATGCTTTGATCACAACTTTAACTGTTAGAGAAGCCGTCTACTACTCTGCTCAACTTCAGTTACCGGACACCATGTCTAAgttagagaagaaggagagagcgGAGATGACTATAAAAGAGATGGGCCTGCAAGATGCCATGGACACTAGGATAGGAGGCTGGGGAGCTAAAGGCTTAAGTGGTGGTCAAAAGAGGAGAGTCAGCATCTGCATAGAAATGCTAACGCGCCCAAAGCTACTCTTCCTTGATGAGCCAACAAGTGGGCTTGATAGTGCAGCATCATATTACGTAATGAGCAGAATCGTAAGCCTGGGCCAAAGAGATGGAGTTAGAAGAACTATcatttcatcaattcatcaaccAAGCAGTGAAGTCTTTCATCTTTTCCACAATCTTTGCCTTCTGTCTTCAGGGAAAACAGTATACTTCGGTCCTGCTTCAGGAGCGAATGAG TTCTTTGCTTTGAATGGATTTCCTTGCCCGACTCTCAATAACCCATCTGATCATTTCTTGAAAACCATAAACAAGGATTTTGACAAG GATCTTGAGCAAGGATTGGATGCTGCAATGCCCACAGAGGAAGCAATTAACACTCTAGTGAGAGCTTATAATTCATCAGAAATTTATCAACAAGTTAAAAAAGATGTATCCAAATTATGCAAACAG GATTATGGAGAactggagaagaaaaaaagccaCGCTGGCTTTTTTACTCAGTGTTTTGTCCTCACTAGAAGGTCTTTCACAAACATGTATCGTGATTTAGGCTACTACTGGTTGCGACTAGCGATCTATATTGCGATGGGTACAGGCCTTGGAACTGTTTTTTGGAACCTAGGCTCCAGTTACCGCTCAATTCAG GATAGAGGTTCCCTCATAGCATTCGTAACTTCTTTCCTAACATTCATGGCCATCGGCGGATTCCCTTCTTTTGCAGAGGACATGAAA GTATTTGAACGGGAAAGATTGAATGGGCACTATGGAGTAACTGCTTTTGCGGTTGGTAATACTCTCTCTTCTATGCCATATTTGGTCATCATTGCCTTGATTCCTGGTGCAATAGCTTATTATCCTCCAGGGCTTCAACGAGGATTTGATCACTTTCTTTACTTTGCTTGCGTGTTATACGCGTGCATGGTTTTGGTTGAGAGCATAATGATGGTTGTGGCAAGTATGGTCCCCAACTTCCTGATGGGTATAATCACGGGTGCTGGAATTCAAGGACTCATGATATTAGGAGGTGGATTCTTCCGGTTACCTAACGATCTCCCTGCACCATTTTGGAAGTACCCTCTATACTACATTGGTTTCCACAAATATGCCTATCAAGGATTGTTCAAAAACGAGTTTGAAGGACTGTCATTTCCTGACAGTCAAACTGGACAACACATCGTTGACGGTGATGAGATCTTGAGAAACATATGGCAAGTGGAGATGGGTTACTCAAAATGGGTTGACCTTGCCATCTTGTTGGCGATGGTGGTGCTCTATCGAGTTCTGTTCTTAGTCATCGTCAAGAGTTCTGAGAAGTTAAAACCTGTTATTTCAGCTCTCTTGTCTGGTCCACCCAAGACAACACTGCCTGTCACGGAGAACCCCATGGACACACCTTCAACATTGGAAGCATCTCTAGCGTAG
- the LOC119985450 gene encoding probable terpene synthase 6, with protein sequence MAMASKSQPADALRPLVNFPWSPWSAEYLASLCPSDSELGFYTKRVDELKSRVKAMLMDSTYDAVEKVKLIDLLCRLGVSYHFENEIEDQLAQIFNSKAIDVREQHDYDLYTITLLFRVFRQHGYKISCEVFNKFKGDDGELERTLSSDVKGMLSLYEAAHLRVHGEDILDEALDYKITNLDFMKSQVGLIWLESMKYISFYEEEESHNEMLIKLAKLDFNHVQLLHQQELVEVARWYKDAQIEYEYSYARQRIAECYLWAMGASFEPQYACIRTSPQKQYSRFQSQTIHMMHMVRLANSNNIQMQFKNGTQGAIHQLPDYMKSLYKIILDVYDELESNLQSKERSYWVSYAKDTVKQLVKAYDVEVEWCNKNYVPSFEEYIENALISSGYRAVSVLCFVGMEEFAGMKDEKKRSQHVSTSIECYMKQYKILSKEEAIKSLKKKIKDLWKDINKECMGPTALSRPLFIPFLNLARVMDVFYKHKDEYTDCVILKGFIKSLFIEGIPIEE encoded by the exons ATGGCAATGGCATCAAAATCCCAGCCGGCGGATGCCTTGCGCCCCTTGGTTAATTTCCCCTGGTCGCCATGGAGTGCTGAATATTTGGCCTCCTTGTGCCCAAGCGATTCA GAACTCGGATTCTACACAAAACGAGTAGATGAGCTAAAATCACGAGTTAAAGCTATGCTAATGGATTCCACATATGATGCAGTGGAGAAAGTAAAATTGATTGACTTGCTATGTCGCCTTGGCGTATCGTATCACTTTGAAAATGAGATTGAAGATCAACTTGctcaaattttcaattcaaaagCCATTGATGTTCGTGAACAACATGACTACGACCTGTACACCATCACACTTCTTTTCCGGGTGTTCAGACAACATGGTTACAAAATATCTTGTG AGGTGTTCAACAAATTCAAGGGCGATGACGGTGAGCTAGAGAGGACGTTATCTAGCGATGTCAAAGGCATGCTAAGCCTGTACGAAGCTGCTCATTTAAGAGTGCATGGAGAAGATATATTAGATGAAGCCCTTGATTACAAAATCACCAATCTCGATTTTATGAAAAGCCAAGTAGGCCTCATCTG GTTAGAGTCGATGAAATACATTTCTTTCTACGAAGAAGAGGAATCTCATAATGAAATGCTGATCAAGCTTGCGAAATTGGATTTTAATCACGTGCAATTGTTGCACCAACAAGAGCTTGTTGAGGTTGCAAG GTGGTACAAGGATGCGCAAATTGAGTATGAATATTCTTACGCAAGACAAAGAATTGCCGAATGCTACTTGTGGGCTATGGGGGCTAGTTTTGAGCCACAATATGCGTGTATTCGAACATCACCGCAAAAGCAATACTCACGCTTTCAATCACAGACGATACATATGATGCATATGGTACGATTGGCGAACTCGAACAATATACAGATGCAATTCAAAAATGGAACACAAGGTGCCATTCATCAACTGCCAGATTACATGAAATCTCTTTATAAGATTATCTTGGATGTTTACGATGAACTTGAGAGTAACTTGCAATCGAAAGAGAGATCGTATTGGGTATCCTATGCCAAGGATACG GTGAAACAATTAGTGAAAGCTTACGATGTTGAAGTTGAGTGGTGCAACAAAAACTATGTTCCATCGTTTGAAGAGTACATAGAAAATGCATTAATCTCAAGTGGCTACCGCGCTGTTTCGGTCTTATGCTTTGTTGGGATGGAAGAATTTGCAGGGATGAAG GACGAGAAAAAAAGGAGCCAACATGTTTCCACAAGTATTGAGTGCTACATGAAGCAATACAAAATCTTATCGAAGGAGGAAGCAATCAAAAGTCTTAAGAAGAAGATTAAGGATTTGTGGAAGGATATAAACAAGGAATGTATGGGGCCAACTGCCCTATCGAGACCTCTATTCATCCCATTCCTTAACCTTGCTCGTGTAATGGATGTTTTCTACAAGCATAAAGATGAGTACACAGATTGTGTGATCTTGAAAGGCTTCATCAAGTCATTGTTCATCGAAGGCATTCCAATTGAAGAGTAG